In Chloroflexaceae bacterium, a single genomic region encodes these proteins:
- a CDS encoding glycosyltransferase: MSAVAILHYAGPPYVGGVEITMAAHGRTLAALGWSVRILAGKGGDVGPSVDVRILPELGSRGEMVERINRELAAGSVSAEFLALRDRLATWLDDAIAGCDALMVHNVLSLHKNLAFTAALRRLHDAGRLPRMLAWCHDFAWRDPLYLPELHPGYPWDLLREAWPGVRYVVVSEDRRGILAELLGLAPEQIAVVTPGVDVRALLKLEPETVDLVERLRLLEAAPLLLLPARITRRKNIELAVAIAGAMRRQGADPRLVVTGPPGPHNPTNAAYLAELLALRRETGAGDSMVFLYEVFTDPQGQPRPVSDAMLADFFHLADGLLFPSRYEGFGIPVLEAGLSGIPIFCSDIPPLRDSAGSAAVYFGLEERPDQIAERILTALAADPRYALRRRVRTTYTWEAIVRRHIVPLLAGTSA, translated from the coding sequence ATGAGCGCGGTTGCCATCCTGCACTACGCCGGGCCGCCCTACGTCGGCGGCGTCGAGATCACCATGGCCGCCCACGGGCGAACGCTCGCCGCGCTGGGGTGGTCGGTGCGCATCCTTGCCGGAAAGGGCGGGGATGTTGGACCGAGTGTAGACGTGCGCATCTTGCCCGAACTCGGCTCTCGCGGCGAGATGGTCGAACGCATCAACCGCGAACTGGCCGCGGGAAGTGTCAGCGCCGAGTTTCTGGCCCTGCGAGATCGCCTCGCCACGTGGCTTGACGACGCCATCGCCGGTTGCGATGCGCTGATGGTGCATAATGTGCTGAGCCTGCACAAGAACCTGGCCTTTACCGCTGCCCTGCGGCGCCTCCACGACGCCGGCCGTCTGCCCCGTATGCTGGCCTGGTGCCACGACTTCGCCTGGCGCGATCCTTTATATCTGCCTGAATTGCACCCCGGCTACCCCTGGGATCTGCTTCGCGAAGCGTGGCCCGGGGTGCGCTATGTGGTCGTCTCGGAGGACCGGCGAGGCATCCTGGCCGAGTTGCTGGGCTTGGCGCCGGAGCAGATCGCCGTAGTGACGCCCGGCGTTGATGTGCGGGCCTTGCTCAAGCTCGAACCCGAGACGGTTGACCTGGTTGAGCGGCTACGGTTGCTGGAGGCCGCCCCGTTGCTCCTCCTGCCGGCGCGCATTACCCGGCGCAAGAACATCGAACTGGCTGTCGCCATCGCAGGCGCCATGCGCCGCCAGGGCGCCGATCCGCGCCTGGTGGTCACCGGGCCGCCAGGGCCGCACAATCCGACCAACGCCGCCTACCTGGCCGAGTTGCTGGCCCTGCGCCGTGAAACCGGGGCCGGAGACTCCATGGTGTTTCTCTACGAGGTCTTCACCGACCCGCAAGGCCAGCCGCGCCCCGTCTCCGACGCCATGCTGGCCGATTTCTTTCACCTGGCCGACGGCCTGCTCTTCCCCAGCCGCTACGAAGGCTTTGGCATCCCGGTGCTGGAAGCGGGGCTGAGCGGGATTCCGATCTTTTGCAGCGACATTCCGCCCCTGCGGGACTCGGCCGGTTCCGCCGCAGTGTACTTTGGGCTCGAAGAGCGTCCCGATCAGATCGCAGAACGGATCCTGACCGCGCTTGCCGCTGATCCGCGCTACGCGCTGCGGCGACGCGTCCGCACGACCTACACGTGGGAGGCGATCGTGCGCCGGCACATCGTCCCATTGCTCGCAGGCACGTCGGCCTGA